GACGACTCAAATAGAACAATGCGGGTGTAACACTAATGTTGTCGGTAACCTGGAATTGATACCACCATTCCCAGACGTAATTACCATCTGCAGGAACTTCATCACCCTTCAAATCTGTTGCGAAAACAGGCTGTCCGACAGCCATACCTGCATTGTTACCCTTCAAGAAAACGTCACTCCATTCCAGGCCAACATTCCATGACTGACTTGCCCTGACATCTCCATCATTCTTAGCGTAGAGAGAGTTGTAACCATAACCTGCAGAGATCGATGGTATCCAACCACTGTCTTGTGGCTGCCAAGAACCACCAATGCCCCAAGCATTCATAAAGGCTTTACGGCCAGAGAAGTAATTATCGGCAGCAAAGGTAGTGCCGAATCCACCGAGCAATTCAGATGGGCTTTGAACGCCCGACCAAATAGCGGCGATATTCCAGTTTTCTGATTCAAACGCAAGTTGTACAGTTCCTGAAGCTTCAGAAAATTCTGTTCCTATGCCACCAGCATTAGGGTCTGAATTAGAGCCTTGTGCAGCAACATAATTCGCAGAGACACTGAAACCGTTGTCAGTAGCCCAACTAACACCAGCTCCTGCACCCAGGTTTTTGTTGTAAGCAGCTGGTGCACCATTCAGCGTGGTTACATCCAAAATGGGGTCGCTTGGATATGCACTAGGCCAAACGGCAAGCATGTCTTCCTGACCAACACGAGCACCTAGCGTGAAAGTCAGTGAGTTACCGACAGGGAACTGATAAAAGAGTTTGTCAATAACTACAGAATTAGCACCAGGATCCTCCTGAAATGCTGTTTCTAACGTTGACAAGCCGTTTGGATTGCCACCGAATACAGAGTTATCACCAAAATTGCCTGACCTCAAGACTGTCAACAGCAAATCCTTGCCAGTGAAACTGGTTTCAAGGCTTAACTGAAGGTCGTAGTTAAAGGTAGTGGCACCAAAATCTCTATTTGCTGGATCGGCTTTTGATTTGGTTCCGGAAAAATTATTTGCACCAACAACAAACGTTGCCAATCCAGAAAGCTTGGTGGTGGTGGAGAACTGAGTGGCTTCCAGTTCGCCAACGCGAGCTTCCAAACCGTCAACACGGCCCTTGAGGATGGCGAGTTCCTTTTCGAACTCCTTCATCAGGCGCTGGAGCTCGTCGGTCACTTCAGTGACGCGGTCGAGACAGGCGTTCAACAGAGCAGCCGCTTCAAAGCGGGTCATCGCACGGTTACCGCGGTAGGTGCCGTTGGGGTAACCGGCCACACAGCCGTAGCGCTCGATCAGGTTGCTCAGAGCCTGATAAGCCCAGT
The window above is part of the Synechococcus sp. WH 8020 genome. Proteins encoded here:
- a CDS encoding iron uptake porin, with protein sequence MKLFHQLLVAPAALGLLAPVTANATELNINGVSDYADTSALSSREQVTSITQFSDVYPTDWAYQALSNLIERYGCVAGYPNGTYRGNRAMTRFEAAALLNACLDRVTEVTDELQRLMKEFEKELAILKGRVDGLEARVGELEATQFSTTTKLSGLATFVVGANNFSGTKSKADPANRDFGATTFNYDLQLSLETSFTGKDLLLTVLRSGNFGDNSVFGGNPNGLSTLETAFQEDPGANSVVIDKLFYQFPVGNSLTFTLGARVGQEDMLAVWPSAYPSDPILDVTTLNGAPAAYNKNLGAGAGVSWATDNGFSVSANYVAAQGSNSDPNAGGIGTEFSEASGTVQLAFESENWNIAAIWSGVQSPSELLGGFGTTFAADNYFSGRKAFMNAWGIGGSWQPQDSGWIPSISAGYGYNSLYAKNDGDVRASQSWNVGLEWSDVFLKGNNAGMAVGQPVFATDLKGDEVPADGNYVWEWWYQFQVTDNISVTPALFYLSRPEGQNTDLNGGDDTLSQLGGLVKTTFNF